In Providencia hangzhouensis, the DNA window CCTTTGGCAATTTCAGCAACCGCTTCAGGGGAACCGTCAACACTCACTAATTTGACATCACGACCAGAGGACTCAATCGCTGCTAACGCACCTAAAGAACCGACATCGTTAACACTGAAAATCCCATTTAGCGTTGGGTTTGCTTGCAACATATTTTCTGTAACGTTCATTGCAGTATCACGTTCTTGTTTACCGTTCAATTTAGTTACGATTTTGATATTTGGATATTCTTTCATCGCTGCTTCAAAACCACGAACACGCTCAAGAATTGGCACAACAGGAATACCATCTAAAATTGCCACTTCGCCTTTGCCGCCTAATGCTTCACCTAAACGTTTACCTGCCATTAAGCCAGCATCATAGTTTTTAGAACCAACGAAAGAGTCAATTGGGCCATTTGCTTGAGCATCAATGGCGATAACTACAACTCCCGCTTTTTTCGCTGCCAGTACAGCCGTTTCCGCACCAACGCTATCTGCCGGGTTTATTAACAGAATATCGATTTTTTTCTGTAACATATCTTCGATATCACTGGTTTGTTTTGATACATCATGAGCCGCATCAGAAATGTATAGTTGTGCGCCCATATCACCCGTTGCGCTCTCTAAGGCTTCCTTCATGGTGACAAAATATTCATTGTTTAATTCTTGAAATGACATACCCACTGAAACTGGCTTAGCGGTAGCGTTAAATGCCATACCTAAAGTCAGTACACTTGCAGCGACAGCTAACTTTTTAAATTTACTCAGCATAAGATGTTCTCCTAAAAGAGCGTTTAATTATATGTAGGGTTTTTACTTATTTAGTGTTTATTTGAATTATCAATTATTACTGCCAGTTAAAACATGTTTATGGCTTGATGACGACTTTAATTGAGTCTGCCGATTTCGCCATGACAAAGGCTTCTTCCCAATCATCGATGGAATAGAAGTGAGTAACGATATCATCAGCACTAACTAAGCCACGGCTAAATAGGTCAATAGCGACTTCATAACTATATGGCCCTAAGTGAGCACCGCGGATATCGAGTTCTTTGCGGTCACCAATGATTGACCAGTCAACTGTTGTTTCTTTACCAAACACGCTGAATTCCACGAAACGGCCAAGTTTGCGGATCATTTCTAGCCCTTGAGTAACACCGATTGGTGCACCCGTTGCTTCAATATAAACGTCACAGCCATAGCCTTCAGTCATATCTTTGACTAATTTAATCGCATCTTCTTTCAGTGGATTGATAACGACATCTGCACCAAATTTTTTTGCTAATTCAAGGCGCTCATCAATCGCATCAATGACAACCAATTTTTTCGGCGTTTTTAATTTTGCGACTTGGATCATGCACAGCCCTAGTGGGCCTGCACCTGCAATGACGACGACGTCATTTAAATCAATATCACCACGGCGTACAGTGTGGATAGCACAAGCCATTGGCTCAATTAATGCGGCATCTTTATCAGATAGTTCATCAGGGATTTTATGAATAATGGCGCGTTCTGAAAAACGCATATATTCAGCCATACCACCGTCGGCAACTTCTTTTTGGAAACCGTAAATATCATGGGTTTCACACATCCAGTATTTGCCAGACTTACAGAAACGGCACTCCCAGCAAGGGACTATCTGTTCTGCTAAGATGCGGTCACCGATTTTCAGTTTGAATTTTTCAGCGGAGCCTTCACCGAGCTCTGCAACGCGGCCATAAAACTCATGGCCAGGAACTACTGGGGCTTTGATCCATGGGTCATCTCCCCAAAACATTTGAGCACCATCGTTGGCTTTACAGTCGCCAGCACAGATCCCGCACCCATCAACTTTGATGACAACTTCTCTAAATCCTGGCGTTGGTCTTTTAATATTTTCAAAGCGATAATCATGTGGGCCATGACAAACAACTGCTTTCATTTTTTCAGGTAGGTTACTCATGTTCTAAGACCTCTTTCTAGTTGTTAACCCTAATGTTGACGTCAACATTAAGCGTTTTTTTATAACGCATTTGCTTTAGTTTTTTAACGCTTAACTATCAATATTGATATGTATGTAAGAAAAATGGTTGTTTAATGTTATAGATAAAATAAATTTTTTTTAATATGACGACGTCGTCATTTTTGAAAGTCAGTATCTTAAAAACTAAAATTTGTGATTTAAGCCCTAATTTTAGTCACTTAATTGAGTACTTTCATTGGGAAATGAGACTGCCGAAACTGACTTTGTAACATGATGAAAATCATAATAAAAATCTTAATTCATTCC includes these proteins:
- a CDS encoding erythritol/L-threitol dehydrogenase, with product MSNLPEKMKAVVCHGPHDYRFENIKRPTPGFREVVIKVDGCGICAGDCKANDGAQMFWGDDPWIKAPVVPGHEFYGRVAELGEGSAEKFKLKIGDRILAEQIVPCWECRFCKSGKYWMCETHDIYGFQKEVADGGMAEYMRFSERAIIHKIPDELSDKDAALIEPMACAIHTVRRGDIDLNDVVVIAGAGPLGLCMIQVAKLKTPKKLVVIDAIDERLELAKKFGADVVINPLKEDAIKLVKDMTEGYGCDVYIEATGAPIGVTQGLEMIRKLGRFVEFSVFGKETTVDWSIIGDRKELDIRGAHLGPYSYEVAIDLFSRGLVSADDIVTHFYSIDDWEEAFVMAKSADSIKVVIKP
- a CDS encoding ABC transporter substrate-binding protein, with product MAFNATAKPVSVGMSFQELNNEYFVTMKEALESATGDMGAQLYISDAAHDVSKQTSDIEDMLQKKIDILLINPADSVGAETAVLAAKKAGVVVIAIDAQANGPIDSFVGSKNYDAGLMAGKRLGEALGGKGEVAILDGIPVVPILERVRGFEAAMKEYPNIKIVTKLNGKQERDTAMNVTENMLQANPTLNGIFSVNDVGSLGALAAIESSGRDVKLVSVDGSPEAVAEIAKGNSPFIATSAQFPRDQVRIGLAMGLAKYWGANVPKEVPIDVKLIDKTNAKDFHW